A genomic window from Candidatus Bathyarchaeota archaeon includes:
- the nifS gene encoding cysteine desulfurase NifS, with translation MEVYMDYAATTPVDPRILKAMLPYFNEKYGNTMSLHKQGREAKQALTQSRETIAQVMNAKPDELIFTGSATESNNTVIKGIAYANKNKGKHIIISAIEHHCILEPAQWLEQQGYKITRLAVDKNGLINETELENAIRKDTILVSIMHANNEIGTLQDIEKIGKICKEKNVYFHSDAAQSFGKIPIDVKKMNIDMISINAHKMYGPKGVGGLYIRKGTKIDPLLHGGGQEAQKRASTVNVPGIVGFAEAAKIQQKEMESDSKKQTQLRDKLIKELLNIEDSHLNGHRTKRLPNNTNLWFAYIEGESLLMQLDLAGISASTGSACSSDSLEASHVLLAIGLDPKEAHGSLRLSIGKYTTYEEVDYVLETVPQAVERLRKISPFKKGWKKINKTSY, from the coding sequence ATGGAAGTTTACATGGACTACGCTGCAACCACTCCTGTTGACCCCAGAATCCTCAAGGCAATGCTACCGTATTTTAATGAAAAATATGGAAACACAATGTCTTTGCACAAGCAGGGCAGAGAAGCAAAACAAGCTTTAACACAATCCAGAGAAACAATCGCCCAAGTAATGAACGCAAAACCGGACGAACTTATTTTTACAGGCAGCGCAACCGAATCAAACAACACCGTCATTAAAGGCATAGCATACGCCAACAAAAACAAAGGAAAACACATCATAATATCAGCCATTGAACATCACTGCATTTTAGAGCCAGCCCAATGGCTAGAACAACAAGGATACAAAATCACCAGACTTGCAGTAGACAAAAACGGTTTAATCAACGAAACAGAACTAGAGAACGCAATTCGAAAAGACACGATTTTAGTTTCCATAATGCATGCAAACAACGAAATTGGAACATTACAAGATATCGAAAAAATAGGAAAAATTTGTAAAGAAAAAAACGTTTATTTCCACTCTGACGCAGCTCAAAGTTTTGGAAAAATTCCAATTGATGTTAAAAAAATGAACATCGACATGATATCAATTAATGCCCATAAAATGTACGGACCTAAAGGAGTAGGGGGACTGTATATCAGAAAGGGCACAAAAATTGACCCCCTTCTTCATGGAGGGGGACAAGAAGCCCAAAAACGAGCATCTACGGTAAATGTTCCCGGAATTGTAGGCTTTGCCGAAGCAGCAAAAATTCAACAAAAAGAGATGGAATCAGACTCAAAAAAGCAAACTCAACTTCGGGACAAACTGATAAAAGAACTTTTGAACATTGAAGATTCACACCTTAATGGGCATAGAACTAAAAGATTACCAAACAACACTAACTTATGGTTCGCCTACATTGAAGGAGAATCACTACTAATGCAACTGGATCTTGCAGGAATATCAGCATCTACAGGTTCGGCTTGTTCATCAGATTCGCTAGAGGCAAGTCATGTCCTATTAGCCATCGGATTAGATCCAAAAGAAGCTCACGGCTCGTTAAGGCTTTCCATTGGAAAATACACCACATATGAAGAAGTAGACTACGTCTTAGAAACTGTACCCCAAGCAGTAGAAAGACTGCGAAAAATTTCACCATTCAAAAAGGGATGGAAAAAAATAAACAAAACTAGTTACTGA
- a CDS encoding metal-dependent hydrolase — translation MMFAVGHFALGYLTGKLSSKFLNVHVSLPLLFLVSVFPDVDILFPFLEHRGPLHSVLFWCLIFVPLFWLYRKRAAPYFVALLQHSLIGDYLTGGSQLLWPFSLKSYGLDIGIRSTFNLGLEWVLFIASVVVMFKAKDLKMLLKPDSTNFVLLIPLMTVLLPMIVSFPLYISMALLVPHLFFICLFGISLYVALREFQN, via the coding sequence TTGATGTTTGCTGTTGGTCACTTTGCTCTTGGCTATTTAACTGGAAAATTATCCTCAAAATTTCTTAACGTCCACGTGAGTTTACCTTTGTTGTTTCTTGTATCAGTTTTTCCTGATGTTGACATATTATTTCCATTCTTGGAACATCGAGGGCCACTCCATTCTGTCCTCTTTTGGTGTTTAATTTTTGTTCCATTGTTTTGGCTTTATAGAAAACGAGCTGCACCTTATTTTGTTGCATTACTTCAACATAGTTTAATTGGAGATTATTTAACTGGCGGCAGCCAGCTACTGTGGCCTTTTTCCTTGAAATCATATGGGTTAGACATTGGAATAAGAAGCACATTTAATTTGGGTCTAGAATGGGTTTTGTTTATTGCTTCAGTAGTGGTTATGTTTAAAGCAAAAGACTTGAAGATGCTTTTAAAACCTGATTCAACAAATTTTGTTTTGTTGATACCCTTGATGACCGTTCTTTTGCCCATGATTGTGAGTTTTCCATTGTATATCTCAATGGCTTTACTTGTTCCCCATCTTTTCTTTATATGCCTTTTTGGAATTTCCCTTTATGTTGCATTAAGAGAATTTCAAAATTAA
- a CDS encoding methyltransferase domain-containing protein: MNTKAFCPSCNGNKISIFYETKNIPVNNCLMLSSEQQAQNFPTGNMTLGFCNNCGFIFNTVYDVSKVDYSSTYEDQQCFSPTFNLFAEKLAKRLINKYDLHDKKILEIGCGKGDFLNLLCRLGSNKGVGIDPAYIKGRINSEDSKHLTFIRDFFSEKHANYVGDFVCCRHTLEHIPNTFEFVSTVRRSIGERFDVTVFFELPDVTRVLDEIAFWDIYYEHCSYFSQGSLGRLFRFCNFEILDISKDFNDQYLLIEAKPAKGKPKEIHKSEETVNQLEKKVEHFSVHCRETLEQWKNRLNSFSDEGKRVVIWGSSSKCVSFLSTLNIKSEIDFIVDINPFRHGKYLPGSGKEVMSPQILRKNKPDVVIVMNPIYQNEICKMLDEMDLAPEVISI, from the coding sequence ATGAACACAAAAGCATTTTGTCCCAGTTGCAACGGCAATAAAATATCTATTTTTTATGAAACAAAAAACATTCCTGTAAATAATTGTTTAATGCTTTCAAGTGAACAACAAGCACAAAATTTTCCAACAGGAAATATGACATTAGGCTTTTGTAACAATTGTGGATTTATTTTCAACACCGTTTATGATGTTTCTAAAGTAGATTATTCATCAACATATGAAGATCAACAATGCTTTTCACCAACCTTCAATCTTTTTGCTGAAAAACTAGCCAAACGGTTAATTAACAAATATGATTTGCACGACAAAAAAATTTTGGAAATTGGTTGCGGAAAAGGGGACTTTTTAAATTTACTTTGCAGATTAGGTTCAAACAAAGGCGTAGGAATCGACCCAGCATATATAAAGGGGCGAATCAACTCTGAAGATTCAAAACATTTAACGTTTATTCGTGACTTTTTTTCCGAAAAACATGCAAACTATGTTGGCGATTTTGTTTGTTGTAGACACACTTTGGAACATATACCAAACACGTTTGAGTTTGTCAGCACTGTTCGTCGCTCAATAGGTGAGCGTTTCGATGTGACAGTATTTTTTGAGTTGCCTGATGTTACCCGCGTTTTGGATGAAATAGCTTTTTGGGATATCTATTATGAACACTGTTCATATTTTAGTCAAGGTTCTTTGGGTCGACTATTTCGTTTTTGCAACTTTGAGATACTAGATATTTCCAAAGACTTCAACGATCAATACCTATTAATTGAAGCAAAACCAGCCAAAGGAAAACCAAAAGAAATCCATAAAAGTGAAGAAACAGTTAATCAACTGGAAAAGAAAGTTGAACACTTTTCTGTGCATTGCCGTGAAACGTTAGAGCAGTGGAAAAATCGCTTGAATTCTTTTTCTGATGAAGGGAAACGGGTTGTTATTTGGGGCTCTAGTTCGAAATGTGTATCTTTCTTATCAACACTTAATATTAAGTCTGAAATTGATTTTATTGTCGATATTAACCCTTTTCGTCATGGAAAATATCTTCCAGGTAGCGGAAAAGAAGTGATGTCCCCTCAAATTCTAAGAAAAAATAAACCTGATGTGGTAATTGTGATGAATCCAATCTACCAAAACGAAATATGTAAGATGTTAGATGAAATGGATTTAGCTCCAGAGGTAATTTCCATTTGA
- a CDS encoding glycosyltransferase, translating into MKIGVFNPTFNVYGGGEFVTAVIANSLAQKGHDVVLFTNAQINGINVKKFFGKSLHPLITNIIHSSFIKPKGLLDFYQNLLRSYILKLKTDILIDVYSCCLFPWTDISYIHFPFINNFNYFREFPYIKYPHLLQIGAFPYVLFQKKLFNPNDKLVIANSNYTASEIMKNSANYSTVLYPPVSSVFFNDNQSDLTAKHKENLVVTVSRFDPDKGLEKIPYIASLTRKNVHFAIIGRLYNKKTFLSLQNLTKKLGVNDRIHFFPDVSRSKMKEILQRSKIYLHTKIGEHFGISIVEGMAMGCIPITHDSGGNTEFVPKDLRYQTIYEAAEIISNQIVNWSSQKVIENQKVAEQFREEKFSNDFLRLFEQYVERYF; encoded by the coding sequence TTGAAAATTGGCGTTTTTAACCCAACGTTTAATGTTTATGGGGGCGGAGAATTTGTTACGGCAGTTATCGCAAATAGTTTGGCTCAAAAAGGTCATGATGTTGTTCTTTTTACTAACGCACAAATCAATGGTATCAACGTAAAAAAATTTTTTGGCAAAAGTTTACATCCATTAATTACCAATATTATTCATTCTTCATTTATTAAACCAAAAGGATTATTGGACTTTTATCAGAATCTTCTTCGATCTTACATATTAAAATTAAAAACAGACATATTGATAGATGTATATTCTTGCTGTCTATTTCCATGGACCGATATAAGTTACATACATTTTCCATTCATAAATAATTTTAATTATTTTCGTGAATTTCCATACATAAAATATCCCCATCTTTTGCAGATAGGAGCTTTTCCATATGTTCTTTTCCAGAAAAAACTATTTAACCCAAACGATAAGCTTGTTATTGCAAACAGTAATTATACTGCTTCAGAAATTATGAAAAATTCTGCAAATTATTCCACTGTATTGTATCCTCCAGTTTCTTCTGTCTTTTTTAATGATAACCAAAGTGATTTAACAGCAAAACATAAAGAAAATCTGGTAGTTACTGTATCACGATTTGATCCCGATAAAGGACTGGAAAAAATTCCTTATATCGCATCATTAACAAGGAAAAATGTTCATTTTGCGATAATTGGTAGATTATATAACAAAAAAACGTTTTTATCATTGCAAAACCTTACCAAAAAACTTGGTGTAAATGACAGAATACATTTTTTTCCAGATGTTTCAAGGTCTAAAATGAAAGAAATTTTGCAAAGATCAAAAATATATTTGCACACCAAAATTGGTGAACACTTCGGAATTTCAATAGTCGAAGGAATGGCTATGGGTTGCATACCAATAACCCATGATTCCGGGGGAAATACTGAATTTGTTCCTAAAGACCTTAGGTATCAAACTATATATGAAGCTGCTGAAATAATATCAAATCAAATTGTGAATTGGTCTTCTCAGAAAGTTATTGAAAATCAGAAAGTTGCAGAACAATTTAGGGAAGAAAAATTTTCAAACGATTTTTTACGGCTGTTTGAACAATATGTTGAGCGTTATTTTTAG
- a CDS encoding NTP transferase domain-containing protein, with translation MKVVILAGGFGSRLCEETFNKPKALVKIGTQPIIWHIMNYYSHFGLNEFVIALGYNGQCLRNWVKSFKNFKQKTILKNDLLEVDSVSFTGNEHAEWFVHMVDTGLNTQTGGRIKRLAPIIGDETFMLTFCDGLSDVNLRSLLNFHRSHGRLATVTAVRPQSRFGHLILKGNRVLHFEEKPRLDWINGAFCVFEPGVLDYIEDDTTNLTKDSLKKLADAGELMAFRHNGFWQCMDNMSEKVLLEKIWNKGKAPWKK, from the coding sequence ATGAAAGTAGTAATTCTTGCAGGAGGTTTTGGTTCTAGGCTCTGTGAAGAAACATTTAATAAACCAAAAGCTTTAGTGAAAATTGGAACTCAACCGATTATCTGGCACATTATGAACTATTATTCTCATTTTGGTCTAAATGAATTTGTGATTGCCCTTGGATACAATGGTCAGTGTTTACGAAATTGGGTAAAGAGTTTCAAGAATTTTAAACAAAAAACAATTCTTAAAAATGATTTACTTGAAGTTGATTCTGTTAGTTTTACTGGCAACGAACACGCAGAATGGTTCGTGCATATGGTTGATACAGGCTTGAATACTCAAACGGGTGGTCGCATTAAGCGTTTGGCGCCCATAATTGGTGATGAAACATTTATGTTAACTTTTTGTGATGGGTTATCTGATGTTAACCTTCGTTCTTTGTTAAATTTTCATAGATCGCATGGTCGATTGGCGACTGTAACTGCTGTTAGACCACAAAGCCGTTTTGGTCATTTAATCTTGAAGGGCAACCGAGTACTACATTTTGAAGAGAAGCCGCGTCTTGATTGGATTAATGGAGCTTTTTGTGTGTTTGAACCAGGAGTACTTGATTATATCGAGGATGATACTACTAATTTAACGAAAGATTCATTGAAAAAATTGGCAGATGCGGGAGAACTTATGGCTTTTCGCCATAATGGTTTTTGGCAATGCATGGACAACATGTCTGAAAAGGTGTTGTTAGAAAAAATTTGGAATAAAGGTAAAGCTCCTTGGAAGAAGTAA
- a CDS encoding oligosaccharide flippase family protein, translating to MDKALKMGQVSVSGSFRLFLGKVLSSILLAIGSIILGRVMSPSEYGIYAIALIPSMTLALFRDWGITKSTTKNISQYRSEHKNENIYNIILVGLLFKTVISSVLSLGSLFLASNIATLFFNRPEISSLISIASLVILFESFIGISQSVFSGYEKMEYISYNLVCHALIRSIVGPFLVLLGYGAMGAIIGYTFSFIITAILGITLLYIKILKNLKKPKLNFQEKIKTLKEMLSYGFPISISEILGSFLYQFYAFLMAFYVNNVLIGNYQIAVNFTVFISFFSYPLVTVLFPAFSKLNPKQEIQLLRSVFSSAVKYAAIFLVPATMATIVLSIPVIETVYGQQWVHAPFFLSLYVLQNFFVLIGGLVIDSFLQGIGETKILLKLSILRLGFGIILSIILIPIFDIVGVILGTFLAEGLNKILAAYWLKKTYDAKPEYMSSFKIFISATIVALVTHFVLDNLIVASWLKLIIGAGIFLFLYIVLLPVTGAITLSDIKNLKSIFSNLGIFSKIINIPLTFAKIIASFIHR from the coding sequence TTGGATAAAGCATTAAAAATGGGACAGGTTTCAGTATCTGGAAGTTTTCGACTTTTTCTCGGTAAAGTATTATCTAGTATTTTACTAGCAATTGGGTCAATAATTTTAGGCAGAGTTATGTCGCCCTCAGAATATGGGATATATGCGATTGCTCTAATTCCCTCAATGACTTTAGCCCTTTTCCGTGATTGGGGCATAACAAAATCAACTACGAAAAACATATCTCAATATAGGTCTGAACATAAAAACGAAAACATCTATAACATAATACTTGTTGGATTACTATTCAAAACTGTAATTTCATCAGTTTTATCTTTGGGTTCGTTATTTTTAGCTAGTAATATTGCTACATTATTTTTTAATAGGCCTGAAATTTCTTCTCTTATATCTATAGCTTCACTTGTAATTCTGTTTGAATCTTTTATTGGAATCTCTCAATCAGTTTTTAGTGGATATGAAAAAATGGAATACATCAGCTACAACCTAGTTTGTCATGCACTAATTAGAAGTATAGTTGGTCCATTTTTAGTTCTATTGGGTTATGGTGCTATGGGTGCCATAATCGGTTATACATTTTCTTTCATAATTACGGCAATATTGGGAATAACCTTACTTTATATTAAAATCCTTAAAAATCTAAAAAAACCTAAGTTAAACTTCCAAGAAAAAATAAAGACTTTAAAAGAAATGTTAAGTTATGGTTTCCCAATCTCCATATCCGAAATTTTAGGAAGCTTTCTTTACCAATTTTATGCATTTTTAATGGCTTTCTATGTTAATAATGTTCTAATAGGAAACTATCAAATTGCCGTCAATTTTACAGTATTTATTTCATTTTTTTCATATCCTTTAGTAACTGTTTTATTTCCAGCATTTTCAAAACTTAATCCAAAACAGGAAATCCAGCTTCTACGATCTGTTTTCTCATCTGCAGTTAAATATGCTGCAATTTTTTTAGTACCTGCTACAATGGCCACTATAGTTCTTTCAATACCTGTTATTGAAACCGTATATGGTCAACAGTGGGTTCATGCACCGTTTTTTCTGTCATTATATGTTTTACAGAATTTTTTTGTGTTGATTGGAGGCTTAGTAATTGATAGCTTTTTGCAGGGGATTGGAGAAACAAAAATTTTACTAAAATTAAGTATTCTAAGATTGGGGTTCGGGATAATATTATCAATAATTCTAATCCCAATATTCGACATAGTTGGGGTAATATTAGGAACCTTTCTGGCAGAAGGGCTAAACAAAATTTTAGCTGCATATTGGTTAAAAAAAACCTACGATGCAAAACCAGAGTATATGAGTTCATTTAAAATATTCATTAGTGCTACTATCGTTGCTTTAGTAACTCATTTTGTTCTTGATAATCTCATTGTTGCCAGTTGGCTAAAATTAATAATTGGTGCTGGTATTTTCTTATTTTTATACATTGTTTTACTTCCAGTTACTGGGGCTATCACCTTATCAGATATCAAAAACCTGAAATCAATATTCTCAAATCTGGGCATTTTTTCAAAGATAATAAATATACCTCTAACTTTCGCAAAAATTATCGCTAGTTTCATCCATAGGTGA
- a CDS encoding Mut7-C RNAse domain-containing protein, whose amino-acid sequence MDFIVDSMLGKLARWLRMLGHNVTYYRNFDDATLLVLAKTENRILVTRDLKLYQKALSDGLETFFVNAKQPEKRLALLANRFSFELEIDLNFSRCPKCNGSLVSVSKEEIKNKIPDGTFKYYDDFWQCNNCGQVYWKGAHWTRIQGALDDARRALDLL is encoded by the coding sequence TTGGATTTCATAGTTGATAGTATGCTTGGCAAATTAGCTCGTTGGCTTCGTATGTTAGGGCATAATGTAACATATTATCGCAATTTTGATGATGCAACTCTTCTGGTTTTGGCAAAAACTGAAAACCGTATATTGGTTACCCGTGACCTTAAGTTGTATCAAAAGGCTTTAAGTGACGGTTTAGAAACTTTTTTTGTTAATGCTAAACAACCTGAAAAACGCCTTGCCCTTTTGGCTAATCGTTTTAGTTTTGAATTAGAGATTGACCTGAATTTTTCTCGTTGCCCAAAATGCAATGGTTCTCTTGTAAGTGTTTCTAAAGAGGAAATAAAAAACAAAATTCCTGACGGAACTTTCAAGTATTATGATGATTTTTGGCAATGCAACAATTGTGGTCAAGTCTATTGGAAAGGCGCACATTGGACCCGTATACAAGGGGCTCTTGATGATGCTCGACGTGCCTTAGATTTGTTATAA
- a CDS encoding glycosyltransferase family 2 protein gives MPNRNHVPRLSIGMPVYNGENYLEKTIKSILSQKYADFELIISDNASTDNTPKICCEYAKRDKRIFYCRSEKKHGAAWNFNNAFKLSSGYYFKWSAHDDLHHPDHLLKCVQVLDDNPSVVLCYSKIGVIDQHGTRIGTYDYCARLNSDNPQKRFREILDKRPFFSIFGVMKRSALQKTPLLAGYIGSDWNLLAELSLAGQMFEIPEYLFFRREHEQAYTNIYYSNKIKIHDHSIESLWWTGNTKKPIVTLPCWKNCLEFFKSVNRSSLQLSEKLSCYNEIGKWLFRGSGGTMLYKDLLNQYRLFRFKLNST, from the coding sequence TTGCCTAATAGAAATCATGTTCCTCGATTGAGTATTGGAATGCCAGTTTATAATGGTGAAAATTATCTTGAAAAAACGATAAAATCAATTCTTTCCCAAAAATATGCTGATTTTGAGCTTATTATTTCCGATAATGCTTCAACAGATAATACTCCAAAAATCTGTTGTGAATATGCGAAACGTGATAAAAGGATTTTTTATTGTCGAAGTGAAAAAAAACATGGTGCAGCATGGAATTTTAATAATGCCTTTAAGTTGTCTTCTGGATATTATTTTAAGTGGTCTGCACATGATGATTTACACCACCCCGATCACTTATTAAAATGTGTTCAAGTGCTTGACGATAATCCATCTGTAGTTTTATGCTATTCAAAAATTGGCGTTATCGACCAACATGGAACAAGAATTGGAACTTATGATTACTGCGCTCGACTTAACTCAGACAATCCCCAAAAACGTTTCCGTGAAATATTGGACAAACGACCATTTTTTTCTATTTTTGGTGTAATGAAAAGAAGTGCATTACAGAAGACACCATTATTGGCTGGTTATATTGGTTCAGATTGGAACTTACTTGCGGAATTAAGTTTGGCTGGTCAAATGTTTGAAATCCCTGAATATTTGTTCTTTCGAAGAGAACATGAACAAGCATACACAAATATTTATTATTCAAATAAAATTAAAATTCATGATCATTCTATTGAATCCCTTTGGTGGACCGGAAATACCAAAAAACCTATTGTTACCTTACCTTGTTGGAAGAATTGTTTAGAATTTTTTAAATCAGTAAATAGATCTTCACTTCAGCTGTCTGAAAAACTTTCATGTTATAATGAAATAGGTAAATGGTTGTTTAGAGGAAGTGGAGGAACAATGTTGTATAAAGATTTACTAAATCAGTATCGATTATTTCGTTTTAAATTAAACTCTACATAA
- a CDS encoding Gfo/Idh/MocA family oxidoreductase, with protein sequence MKVKVGVVGLGFMGSAHARVYKKLNNCELVAICDSDPTKKELADSYNCKFCSDLSTFLEQDLDAVSVCTPTSMHHDVVSAVLDAGKHVLVEKPFADSLTKGESLVKKAIEADKLLGVGYIERFNSAVRSLKELLDCSQIFSTVSMRFGPFPPRTKYSGVFLDLASHEIDLLNYLFGEVPKVLYAHFSSKINNNFEDYAYISLKYGHIHSHIEASWLPNYKVRQISLYANERFYSLNYAQQKLKMYRAPPKANIVTGNWEDILWLSRHINEEIPVSVGEPLLMELQCFVDSVKQNELLDPLCSPQEALNVLKVTDCAFRKAKVKTGCENQ encoded by the coding sequence ATGAAAGTAAAAGTCGGTGTTGTAGGATTAGGGTTCATGGGTTCTGCTCATGCCAGGGTTTACAAAAAACTAAACAACTGTGAATTGGTTGCAATTTGTGATAGCGACCCGACAAAAAAGGAACTAGCAGATTCTTACAATTGCAAGTTTTGTTCTGATTTATCCACGTTTTTAGAACAAGACTTAGATGCTGTAAGTGTTTGTACCCCCACTTCTATGCATCATGATGTTGTTTCAGCGGTTTTGGATGCTGGAAAACATGTTTTGGTTGAAAAGCCTTTTGCTGATTCATTAACTAAAGGAGAATCATTAGTAAAAAAAGCAATTGAAGCTGACAAATTGCTTGGAGTAGGGTACATTGAAAGGTTTAATTCTGCTGTCAGATCCTTGAAGGAACTTTTGGATTGTTCCCAAATTTTTTCTACAGTTTCTATGCGGTTTGGACCGTTTCCTCCTCGAACAAAATACAGTGGAGTTTTTTTGGATTTAGCGTCCCATGAAATAGATTTGCTCAATTACCTGTTCGGTGAAGTCCCTAAAGTTTTGTATGCTCATTTTTCTAGCAAAATAAATAACAATTTTGAAGATTACGCCTATATTTCATTGAAGTACGGACACATTCACAGCCACATCGAGGCAAGTTGGTTGCCAAATTATAAAGTCCGCCAAATCAGTCTGTACGCAAATGAGCGCTTTTATTCTTTGAATTATGCTCAGCAAAAATTGAAGATGTATCGAGCACCACCTAAAGCTAATATTGTAACTGGAAACTGGGAAGACATTTTATGGTTGTCCCGGCACATTAATGAAGAAATCCCTGTTTCAGTTGGAGAACCTTTGTTAATGGAGTTACAGTGTTTTGTTGATTCCGTAAAACAAAACGAACTTTTAGATCCCCTTTGCAGTCCACAAGAAGCTCTTAATGTTTTGAAGGTCACTGACTGCGCTTTCCGCAAAGCTAAGGTTAAAACAGGTTGCGAAAATCAGTAA
- a CDS encoding SDR family oxidoreductase, which yields MRVLVTGHKGYIGSVMVPILLNRGFDVVGLDNDLYEGAFFGDISLYGGVPCVPYLRKDIRDVEISDLNGIDSIIHLCALSNDPLGNFDPNITYEINCQASIKLAKLAKKAGVNRLIFTSSCSVYGIAKTDMVNEESEPNPITAYGTSKLRAEQAISALADSNFSPVFMRPATAYGVSPMLRFDLVLNNFVAWAYTSSIVLLKSTGTAFRPIVHIEDISRAFIAALTAPRDAVHNQVFNVGQTKENYIIRDLAQIAKETVPKSKIRYAKDASVDKRSYRVDFSKISSHIPTFKPKWNARSGAKQLYDAFKQYGLVLEDFEGPRYRRISHLENNVANGILDKDLRKVVYNCDK from the coding sequence ATGCGTGTGTTGGTAACTGGTCATAAAGGGTATATTGGATCTGTTATGGTACCAATTCTATTAAACCGTGGGTTTGATGTTGTTGGATTAGATAATGATTTGTATGAAGGTGCATTTTTTGGTGATATCTCACTTTATGGTGGTGTGCCTTGTGTTCCTTACCTGCGAAAAGACATACGTGATGTTGAAATCTCTGATCTTAATGGCATTGATTCTATAATCCATTTGTGTGCCCTTTCAAATGATCCTTTAGGGAACTTTGATCCAAACATAACTTATGAAATAAATTGTCAGGCATCAATAAAATTGGCAAAATTAGCAAAAAAAGCTGGTGTTAATCGTCTAATTTTTACTTCTTCGTGTAGCGTGTACGGGATAGCAAAAACCGATATGGTTAATGAAGAATCAGAACCAAATCCAATAACTGCGTATGGAACCTCTAAGCTCCGTGCTGAACAGGCAATTTCTGCTTTAGCTGACTCTAACTTTAGTCCGGTTTTCATGCGGCCTGCCACAGCCTATGGGGTTTCCCCCATGCTGCGTTTTGATTTGGTTCTCAATAATTTTGTTGCATGGGCTTACACCAGCAGCATCGTTTTATTAAAGAGCACGGGAACAGCTTTTCGCCCAATTGTTCATATTGAAGATATTTCCAGAGCATTTATTGCTGCTTTAACTGCTCCTCGAGATGCTGTGCATAATCAAGTTTTCAATGTTGGACAAACTAAAGAAAATTACATTATTCGAGACTTGGCTCAAATTGCTAAAGAAACGGTTCCTAAATCAAAAATAAGATATGCTAAAGATGCTTCAGTGGACAAACGATCGTATCGTGTTGATTTTAGTAAAATATCTTCCCATATTCCAACATTTAAACCGAAATGGAATGCTCGTTCAGGTGCAAAACAACTATACGACGCGTTTAAACAATATGGACTTGTTCTTGAAGATTTTGAAGGCCCAAGATATAGGCGAATATCTCATCTCGAAAACAATGTAGCAAATGGTATTCTCGACAAAGACCTACGTAAGGTAGTGTATAACTGTGACAAATGA